In Candidatus Contubernalis alkalaceticus, the genomic window TTGCTTAAATAATCAAGGTCGCTAAGGACAAAACACCAATAATTCTCAACATTTTTACTACTGTAACCAGACGCCAGATATAATGGACCCAGGAAATGAGACACGATTTGGCAGAGGAAAAGCGACACCGATGTTGAAGTATTACGACAAACCGGAAAGGAGCATATCCCAATGCCAAAGAACCAATATTCACCAGAAGAAAAATTAAAAATAGTCCTTGAGGCCCTTAAAGAAGAACGCCTTGTTACTGATATTGCTTCAGATTATGATATCCATCCCAGCGTGATCCACCGCTGGAAGAAGGAATTGCTGGAAAATCCGGATAGAGTTTTTGCCGCCTCTAAGAACGCTAAAGCTGCTGCTAAAGAGAAACAACAGCAGGAAGAAGAAATTGAAAACCTATACTCTCAAGTTGGCCGTCTAACTACGCAGTTGGAATGGCTGAAAAAAAAATCTAAAGGAATTATACCCCGTCAGGGACCGGGCAGCAATGGTAGACTGGGATAATTCAGACCCTAACATTAAGGAACAAGCTGAGCTTCTCAGCTTAAACCGCACAGGGCTGTATCGTAAAGTGAAAGAACCGTCGGAACTGGAAGTTAAGATTAAGCACCTGATCGACAGAATTCACACAAAACATCCATTTAAAGGAACCAGGCGCATCAGGGATGACATCAATGACATGAAACTGGGCTTTAAGGTAAACCGCAAACGCATCCAACGCTATATGAGGGATATGGGCATAAAAGTCATTTGCCCCGGCCCCAATCTGAGCAAACGCAACAGGGCACAATATGTTTACCCTTACCTGCTGCGGAGCGTTACGCCGGCTCACCCCAATCATGTTTGGGGAATAGACATTACATACTGTGCTATGCAGGGCCGATGGATGTATCTTGTCATAATCATTGACTGGTATTCACGGAAAATTGTGGGACATGAATTATCTCAAACCATGAATAAAGAATTTGTAATCAAAGCTGTCAATAAAGCAGTTAACAACCACGGAGCGCCGATCATTCTTAATTCAGATCAGGGCAGTCAATTCACCAGCTCCACCTATGTCGATACATTAAAACAACACGGCATCAAGATAAGTATGGACGGTAAAGGCAGGGCTCTCGATAACGCGATTACAGAAAGGTTTTTTAGAACTATTAAATGGGAAGATATCTACATTAAGCAATATGAAACACCAAAAGCTCTCCGCCAGGGAATCGATGATTTTATCCGCTACTACAATTATGAGCGAGGGCATCAATCTCTGAATAAGTGCAAACCCGCAGATATCTACTATGCCCATTCTTATTGGCAGCAGAAACAGATTGCGTAACCTGGGCCGTGGATATGCCGCAGGCGTGGATTTATGGATAACCCAAAAAGCAGGGTTATCCACAAGCTCCACACCTGCTTGGACAACACTGCGTGTTGCCCACATATCCACAGCCTCTGCTACTTACAAAAAGACTTTTATATTTTAAAAGATTTAAAGACCTAAAGACTAAACAAGAAAGGAGGTCCCCGTGTCGCTTAAAAAGTTAAAAATCGTGTCTTGACATTGGGGTCCATCATAAGACACCAGACACTAGAAGAATCCTTAGCTCATTTTATATTCTTTTTTCATATATGAGATTGATATAAACAAGTAATAAATAATTACACTGAAAATTACTCCTAAAATATTAGACTGCACAAATACATGAATCATAATTGCAGGTAAAATTGAATTAGTCCATTTTCTTAATAAGGCGAGCACATAACCTATCATGAAAATTGTTGTCATATTAGTACCGTATTCTGGCAGAAAAGTCTGTGTATGTACTAGTGCAAAAAGTAAACTAGATAAAAAGATTGCCCATAACCAGGGTTTATTTTCATGCTTAAATATTTTTATTATTAGCGTATACAGAAACCCCCTAAAAAATAATTCTTCTCCTGTTCTAGCAAAAACCTGGATCAGTTAAGGTTCCGGTTCCGACCGAGCATCGTTGATATCGAAATGGCCATAAAGATATGAGTTACGGTTCGCCGAAAGCATTTTTTTGATTCTTCTTTAGCCCCATCTGACTACCTATTGCTGTTAACAGAGAAATAATAACAAATGTTCCGATAACAATACTGTAATAACTTCGATTTTCTGGAATAACTCTAATAATCCCAGTTAAAGGTGCAACCCATGGGGTAGTATTTGAACAATTTAAAATCTTCGAAATACAAGAAAGTATAACACCTATTCCTGCAGCTATTCCTCCAATTTTGATGCCATTGAGAAAGCCCTCGCACAGTTTATATCCATAATAAAACCAAGAGCTTAAATAGGCAATGCTAATAGTAATTTCCAGTATTATTTCGTGTCTTAACAATGGAGGTTGGTTTACAATTATATTTGAATATATAATGAATACAAATGAAATTAAATATAGTTTTATTGATTTTGCAAACATTCTTATACCTCGCTTATGGAGAAGTCAATTACCTGTTTCCTCAATTTGTAGTGTGTCAACTCCTAAAGCTTAGTAAATTAATTTTGAAGAGACAAGTTTTCGGAGTTA contains:
- a CDS encoding IS3 family transposase (programmed frameshift) produces the protein MPKNQYSPEEKLKIVLEALKEERLVTDIASDYDIHPSVIHRWKKELLENPDRVFAASKNAKAAAKEKQQQEEEIENLYSQVGRLTTQLEWLKKKNLKELYPVRDRAAMVDWDNSDPNIKEQAELLSLNRTGLYRKVKEPSELEVKIKHLIDRIHTKHPFKGTRRIRDDINDMKLGFKVNRKRIQRYMRDMGIKVICPGPNLSKRNRAQYVYPYLLRSVTPAHPNHVWGIDITYCAMQGRWMYLVIIIDWYSRKIVGHELSQTMNKEFVIKAVNKAVNNHGAPIILNSDQGSQFTSSTYVDTLKQHGIKISMDGKGRALDNAITERFFRTIKWEDIYIKQYETPKALRQGIDDFIRYYNYERGHQSLNKCKPADIYYAHSYWQQKQIA
- a CDS encoding CPBP family intramembrane glutamic endopeptidase, whose translation is MIQVFARTGEELFFRGFLYTLIIKIFKHENKPWLWAIFLSSLLFALVHTQTFLPEYGTNMTTIFMIGYVLALLRKWTNSILPAIMIHVFVQSNILGVIFSVIIYYLFISISYMKKEYKMS